In Apteryx mantelli isolate bAptMan1 chromosome 26, bAptMan1.hap1, whole genome shotgun sequence, a single window of DNA contains:
- the LOC136994254 gene encoding kinesin-like protein KIF1C, translated as MYQIPQRRRLSKDSKWVTISDLKIQAVKEICYEVALNDFRHTRQEIEALAIVKMKELCAMYGKKDPNERESWRAVARDVWDTVGVGDEKIEDVMANGKGVTDVDDLKVHIDKLEDILQEVKKQNNMKDEEIKVLRNKMLKMEKVLPLIGSPEKAQSNIANAKSPNSACVVDVDKKPTDDLKRSENDDLAKEERVSQLMAGDPAFRRGRLRWMRQEQIRFKNLQQQEIAKQLRRQNMPHRFIPPENRKPRFPFKSNPKHRNSWSPGTHIIITEDEVIEVRIPKEDDKNKDENKEKESRAASKDPQQLWSLCGPQRNQDNIQINRQQLNTQSQPSNQQQPPPQLRWRSNSLNNGSQKSLRRQTSGSSESLHSYSGQQNPDLQTFQQKRHIHQHRQPYCNHNNGGSAEGNTANFHPKQTDRLNHYNQFVTPPRMRRQFSAPNLKAGRETTV; from the coding sequence ATGTACCAGATACCCCAACGCCGGCGCCTTAGCAAAGACTCCAAGTGGGTTACCATCTCAGACTTAAAGATTCAAGCTGTGAAAGAGATATGCTATGAGGTAGCGCTCAATGACTTCAGGCACACTAGACAGGAGATCGAGGCTTTGGCTATTGTTAAAATGAAAGAGCTTTGTGCCATGTATGGGAAGAAGGATCCAAATGAGCGTGAATCATGGCGAGCTGTTGCCCGTGATGTTTGGGACACAGTGGGAGTTGGAGATGAGAAAATAGAAGATGTTATGGCCAATGGTAAAGGAGTAACTGATGTGGATGACCTTAAGGTGCATATAGACAAACTGGAAGATATTTTGCAAGAAGTGAAGAAGCAGAACAACATGAAGGACGAAGAGATAAAAGTTCTTAGAAATAAGATGCTAAAAATGGAGAAGGTTTTACCTCTGATAGGGTCTCCAGAGAAAGCTCAGTCAAACATAGCTAATGCTAAGTCTCCAAATTCTGCCTGTGTAGTGGATGTGGATAAAAAGCCCACAGATGATTTAAAAAGAAGTGAGAATGATGATCTTGCGAAAGAGGAGCGTGTTTCTCAGTTAATGGCAGGTGATCCAGCTTTCAGACGTGGGCGATTACGGTGGATGAGGCAAGAACAGATTCGATTTAAAAATCTGCAGCAGCAGGAAATAGCAAAACAGCTTCGTCGACAAAATATGCCTCACCGATTTATCCCGCCTGAAAATCGCAAGCCCCGGTTTCCTTTCAAAAGCAACCCCAAACATAGAAACTCATGGAGTCCAGGCACTCATATAATTATCACAGAGGATGAAGTTATTGAGGTTAGAATTCCAAAAGAAGATGATAAgaacaaagatgaaaacaaagaaaaagaaagtagagCTGCTTCTAAAGACCCTCAACAGTTGTGGAGCCTCTGTGGCCCCCAGAGGAATCAAGATAATATCCAAATTAACAGGCAGCAGTTAAACACACAGTCACAGCCTAGCAATCAGCAGCAGCCACCACCTCAGTTACGCTGGAGAAGCAATTCTCTCAACAATGGCTCTCAGAAAAGCTTGCGGCGTCAGACGTCTGGCTCATCTGAATCATTGCACTCCTATAGTGGGCAGCAGAACCCAGACCTGCAGACTTTCCAGCAAAAGCGTCATATCCACCAGCACCGTCAGCCTTACTGCAATCACAACAACGGAGGCAGTGCAGAAGGCAATACAGCTAACTTCCACCCAAAACAGACTGACCGGCTTAACCACTATAACCAGTTTGTGACACCCCCGCGGATGAGGCGCCAATTCTCAGCACCTAATCTCAAAGCGGGCAGGGAAACTACAGTATGA